A genomic segment from Polyangium mundeleinium encodes:
- a CDS encoding c-type cytochrome, with amino-acid sequence MKSRGLLLPLCVLALGPLLASCNSSGTERDFERMVNQAHFEYYEETSFFEDRRVMRDPPPGTVPHDRRLGPPEVLHGTASGKFVEAIPVPLSRPMLDDGRKRFEVLCAPCHGVGGDGVSVVAHNMELRKPSNLVAAPVLEYPAGRIYQAIAQGYGLMPSYGQDLGVEARWSIVAYVRALQLRTNGVAVDALPEPVRVRMQKELR; translated from the coding sequence GTGAAGTCGAGGGGCCTTCTCCTGCCCTTGTGCGTCCTCGCCTTGGGCCCTCTCCTCGCGAGCTGCAACAGCTCGGGCACCGAGCGTGATTTCGAGCGCATGGTGAACCAGGCGCATTTCGAGTATTACGAAGAAACCTCGTTCTTCGAGGATCGCCGCGTCATGCGCGATCCGCCCCCGGGCACCGTCCCGCACGACCGACGGCTCGGTCCGCCCGAGGTCCTGCATGGAACCGCCTCTGGCAAATTCGTCGAGGCCATTCCGGTCCCGCTCTCGCGGCCGATGCTGGACGACGGCCGCAAGCGCTTCGAGGTCCTCTGCGCGCCCTGCCATGGCGTGGGCGGCGACGGCGTGAGCGTCGTCGCGCACAACATGGAGCTGCGCAAGCCGTCGAACCTCGTCGCGGCGCCGGTCCTCGAGTACCCCGCGGGGCGCATCTACCAGGCCATTGCCCAGGGCTACGGGCTCATGCCCTCCTATGGCCAGGATCTCGGCGTCGAGGCGCGCTGGTCCATCGTCGCCTACGTGCGCGCGCTCCAGCTTCGTACGAACGGCGTCGCCGTCGACGCCCTGCCCGAGCCCGTCCGCGTGCGGATGCAAAAGGAGCTTCGATGA
- a CDS encoding DUF3341 domain-containing protein, translated as MRRRQQSGIVGAFDTPEEIIRAAHELRKSGYRRLEGYTPYPLLELERAIGRGRSRIGFVVFPCAIAAAAIAYLVQWWTNAVNYPLNSGGRPAHAPPAFVPATFEMAVLFSALSACVILALWSGLPALWQPIFEVPGFDRASIDKFFLAISDRDPSFDREATARRLTELGATRVELLGVHPATDAEVDERLNGKGGGES; from the coding sequence ATGCGGAGGAGGCAACAGAGCGGGATCGTGGGCGCGTTCGACACGCCTGAAGAGATCATCCGGGCGGCCCACGAGCTCCGCAAATCGGGCTACCGCAGGCTCGAAGGGTACACGCCCTATCCGCTCCTCGAGCTCGAACGGGCCATCGGACGCGGGCGCTCGCGCATCGGGTTCGTGGTGTTCCCGTGCGCCATCGCGGCGGCGGCCATCGCCTACCTCGTGCAATGGTGGACGAACGCCGTCAATTACCCGCTGAACTCCGGCGGAAGGCCCGCGCACGCGCCGCCCGCATTCGTCCCCGCCACGTTCGAGATGGCCGTGCTCTTCTCGGCGCTCTCGGCCTGCGTCATCCTCGCTCTCTGGTCCGGCCTGCCGGCCCTCTGGCAGCCGATCTTCGAGGTGCCCGGCTTCGACCGCGCCAGCATCGACAAGTTTTTCCTGGCCATCTCCGACCGCGACCCCTCCTTCGACCGCGAGGCGACCGCGCGCAGGCTCACGGAGCTCGGCGCGACCCGCGTCGAGCTGCTCGGGGTGCATCCGGCGACCGACGCCGAGGTCGACGAGCGGCTCAATGGAAAGGGGGGAGGGGAGTCGTGA
- the nrfD gene encoding NrfD/PsrC family molybdoenzyme membrane anchor subunit, giving the protein MATEPVFIGRPTDAELSDQLLSTAWRPWRRLGKIGFLVAILGTLSLFSGITFTVMRGIGVWGNNIPVGWAFDIINFVWWVGIGHAGTFISAVLLLFEQKWRTSINRFAEAMTLFAVLQAAMFPVLHLGRPWFAYWIFPYPATMEVWPQFKSALPWDAAAISTYFTVSLVFWYTGLIPDLAAMRDRAPTRAKRIIYGIFALGFTGASSSYRHYRVVYGLLAGLSTPLVLSVHSIVSSDFAITLVPGWHSTIFPPFFVAGAIFSGFAMVLTLVIPVRSLFRLENVITKAHLDNLAKMVLVTCWVVTYSYILEFFIAWYSGDEFEIYQFFVARPFGPWAWIFWMMIICNAVVPQIFWSKKARTNLAVLWAVSLLVNVGMWAERFVIIVMGLQRDYLPAAWGVYVPTYVDWAIFLGTMGFFLLLFLLFLRFVPFVPLAEVKELKHELSHEEGH; this is encoded by the coding sequence ATGGCCACGGAGCCGGTCTTCATCGGGCGCCCCACGGACGCCGAGCTCTCCGACCAGCTCCTCTCGACCGCGTGGCGGCCGTGGAGAAGGCTCGGGAAAATCGGCTTCCTCGTCGCCATCCTCGGCACGTTGTCCCTCTTCAGCGGGATCACGTTCACGGTGATGCGCGGCATCGGGGTGTGGGGCAACAACATCCCCGTCGGCTGGGCATTCGACATCATCAACTTCGTCTGGTGGGTCGGCATCGGCCACGCGGGCACCTTCATCTCGGCGGTGCTCCTGCTCTTCGAGCAGAAATGGCGCACGAGCATCAATCGCTTCGCCGAGGCGATGACGCTCTTCGCCGTGCTTCAGGCCGCGATGTTTCCGGTCCTCCACCTCGGGCGGCCGTGGTTCGCGTACTGGATCTTCCCGTACCCAGCCACGATGGAGGTCTGGCCGCAATTCAAGAGCGCGCTCCCCTGGGACGCGGCGGCCATCTCGACCTATTTCACGGTCTCGCTCGTCTTCTGGTACACGGGCCTCATCCCGGACCTCGCGGCCATGCGGGATCGCGCGCCCACGCGGGCGAAGCGCATCATCTACGGCATCTTCGCGCTCGGCTTCACCGGCGCGTCGAGCTCCTACCGCCATTACCGCGTCGTCTATGGCCTGCTCGCGGGCCTCTCCACCCCGCTCGTGCTCTCCGTGCACTCGATCGTGAGCTCGGACTTCGCGATCACGCTCGTGCCCGGCTGGCACTCCACCATCTTCCCGCCGTTCTTCGTCGCGGGCGCCATCTTCTCGGGGTTCGCCATGGTGCTCACCCTGGTGATCCCGGTGCGCAGCCTGTTCCGGCTGGAGAACGTCATCACGAAGGCCCACCTCGACAACCTCGCCAAGATGGTCCTCGTGACGTGCTGGGTCGTCACGTATTCGTACATCCTCGAATTCTTCATCGCGTGGTACAGCGGCGACGAGTTCGAGATCTACCAGTTCTTCGTGGCGCGCCCGTTCGGGCCCTGGGCGTGGATCTTCTGGATGATGATCATCTGCAATGCGGTCGTCCCGCAGATCTTCTGGTCCAAGAAGGCGCGGACGAACCTCGCCGTGCTCTGGGCCGTCTCGCTCCTCGTCAACGTCGGCATGTGGGCCGAGCGCTTCGTCATCATCGTCATGGGCTTGCAGCGTGATTACCTGCCCGCGGCCTGGGGCGTATACGTCCCGACGTACGTCGACTGGGCCATCTTCCTCGGGACCATGGGGTTCTTCCTGCTCCTCTTCCTGCTCTTCTTGCGGTTCGTCCCGTTCGTTCCGCTCGCCGAGGTGAAGGAGCTCAAGCACGAGCTCTCGCACGAGGAGGGACATTAA
- a CDS encoding TAT-variant-translocated molybdopterin oxidoreductase produces MSNDVRALWERILAGKTGRDYWRSLAELVAEGTPSEDRQREFPEGADERPDEPSRRSFLKLLGASMALAGVTGCVKDPVEKILPYTVRPPEVTPGLSKYYATSMTLDGLATGLLVASREGRPIKIEGNPEHPASLGAAGVLEQASLLGLYDPYRARAITRAGALQSWDALATELARPRADRGAGLRILIEPTASPLLESLLGRLLSAYPDARITVHAATETGAAAQGAALAFGRPLVPQLDLRNASVIVSLDSDFLDGQGMHLRHSRHFSERRRPGWPEPTMNRLYVVESMPSCTGTVADHKLRRRSSEIGTFAAALAAEILLGGRPPSTVSPDIVTALRPFLGREERALVGAIARDLVRAGRSGLVVVGERQPAPVHALGALVNSVLGASGSTVSMTDPILWNPGTAGQDLAALVAEMRAGAVDTLVILGSNPVYTAPGDLDFAAALGRVRQSFYLGLHTDETGARTTWFVPEAHYLEAWGDGRAGDGTTSVVQPLIRPLFGGRTASEILAAMLGDIYPSAHALVRDQWRTMLGEADFEARWEATLRRGFLPGSEAPRVQAEITPPGITAALATVAAVPALAPDRYELGFYTDPKVHDGRFANNPWLQELPDPTTKITWDNAAFMSIRTASELGVVNDDLVEITLPGFDPTVQVFTTSPPPVTTVVLPVFVMAGHADRAISLRLGYGRGAGLPVAEGVGKNVQPLHRQGRSFLDGASVRPTGEKHVLAQTQIHWELHGRPIALSTTLEAYRDNPGFTRGQKGPVLSILPPEDFKGEQWAMSIDMSICTGCSACVVACQAENNIPVVGREGVLRGREMHWLRIDTYHTGEVVTPEVVHQPMLCQHCEKAPCEYVCPVNATVHSPDGLNEMVYNRCIGTRFCSNNCPYKVRRFNWFDWIEEKPGYNADIRTLQKNPDVTVRERGVMEKCTFCVQRIRRAEIDASIERRAIRPGEVTTACEAACPTRAIRFGSLAHKETDMVRWREEPRSFAVLHELGTNPRIRYLALIKNPNPEVG; encoded by the coding sequence TTGAGCAACGACGTACGCGCGCTCTGGGAGAGGATCCTCGCTGGCAAGACGGGCCGCGACTACTGGCGCAGCCTCGCCGAGCTCGTCGCCGAGGGGACGCCTTCGGAGGACAGGCAAAGGGAGTTTCCCGAGGGAGCGGATGAGCGCCCGGACGAACCCTCGCGCAGGAGCTTCCTGAAGCTGCTCGGCGCCAGCATGGCGCTCGCGGGCGTCACGGGGTGCGTCAAGGATCCCGTCGAGAAGATCCTACCGTACACGGTCCGTCCGCCCGAGGTCACGCCGGGTCTGTCCAAGTATTACGCGACGAGCATGACCCTCGACGGACTCGCGACGGGCCTGCTCGTCGCGAGCCGCGAAGGGCGGCCCATCAAGATCGAGGGCAACCCCGAGCATCCGGCCAGCCTCGGCGCCGCGGGCGTCCTGGAGCAGGCGTCCCTCCTCGGCCTTTACGATCCCTACCGCGCGCGGGCCATCACGCGCGCCGGCGCGCTGCAATCGTGGGATGCGCTCGCGACGGAGCTCGCACGTCCGCGCGCCGATCGCGGGGCCGGGCTCCGCATTCTGATCGAGCCCACGGCGTCTCCGCTCCTCGAGAGCCTGCTCGGCCGTCTCCTTTCCGCGTATCCGGACGCGCGCATCACCGTGCATGCGGCGACCGAGACGGGCGCTGCGGCGCAAGGGGCCGCGCTCGCTTTCGGCCGCCCGCTCGTCCCGCAGCTCGACCTCCGGAACGCCTCGGTCATCGTCTCGCTCGATTCGGACTTCCTCGACGGGCAGGGCATGCATTTGCGGCACTCGCGCCATTTCTCCGAGCGCCGCCGCCCGGGATGGCCCGAGCCCACGATGAACCGGCTCTACGTCGTCGAGAGCATGCCGAGCTGCACGGGCACCGTCGCGGATCACAAGCTCCGCCGGCGATCGAGCGAGATCGGCACGTTCGCCGCGGCCCTCGCGGCCGAGATCCTCCTTGGCGGCAGGCCGCCCTCGACCGTCTCGCCTGATATCGTCACGGCGCTCCGCCCCTTCCTCGGCCGCGAGGAGCGCGCGCTCGTCGGCGCGATTGCGAGGGACCTCGTCCGCGCGGGCCGCAGCGGCCTCGTCGTCGTCGGCGAGCGGCAACCCGCGCCCGTCCACGCCCTGGGCGCGCTCGTGAACTCCGTCCTCGGCGCCTCCGGCTCCACGGTCTCGATGACCGATCCCATTCTCTGGAATCCTGGCACGGCCGGGCAGGACCTCGCCGCCCTCGTCGCCGAAATGCGCGCCGGCGCCGTCGACACGCTCGTCATCCTGGGGAGCAACCCCGTGTACACCGCGCCGGGGGATCTCGATTTCGCCGCGGCGCTCGGCCGTGTCCGGCAGAGCTTTTACCTCGGCCTTCATACGGACGAGACCGGCGCGCGGACGACCTGGTTCGTCCCCGAGGCACATTACCTCGAAGCGTGGGGCGACGGCCGCGCGGGGGACGGCACCACCTCCGTCGTCCAGCCCCTCATCCGCCCGCTCTTCGGCGGGCGCACGGCGTCCGAGATCCTCGCGGCCATGCTCGGGGACATCTACCCGAGCGCGCACGCCCTCGTGCGTGACCAATGGCGGACGATGCTCGGCGAGGCTGATTTCGAGGCGCGGTGGGAGGCGACCTTGCGCCGCGGCTTTTTGCCCGGCTCCGAGGCCCCGCGGGTCCAGGCCGAAATCACGCCGCCCGGAATCACCGCCGCCCTCGCGACCGTCGCCGCTGTGCCCGCGCTCGCGCCCGATCGTTACGAACTCGGGTTTTACACCGACCCCAAAGTGCACGACGGCCGGTTCGCGAACAACCCGTGGCTCCAGGAATTGCCCGATCCCACGACGAAGATCACCTGGGACAACGCCGCGTTCATGAGCATCCGCACGGCGAGCGAACTCGGCGTCGTGAACGACGACCTCGTCGAAATCACGTTGCCCGGGTTCGATCCGACGGTGCAGGTGTTCACGACGAGCCCTCCGCCGGTCACGACCGTCGTCTTGCCGGTGTTCGTGATGGCGGGCCACGCCGATCGGGCCATTTCCTTGCGGCTCGGGTATGGCCGCGGCGCGGGGTTGCCCGTCGCCGAGGGAGTCGGGAAAAACGTCCAGCCCCTGCACCGCCAGGGCCGCTCGTTCCTCGACGGCGCGTCCGTCCGGCCCACGGGCGAGAAACACGTCCTCGCGCAGACGCAGATCCACTGGGAGCTCCACGGCCGGCCGATCGCCCTCTCCACGACGCTCGAAGCCTACCGTGACAACCCCGGGTTCACCCGCGGGCAGAAGGGCCCCGTGCTCTCGATTTTGCCCCCGGAAGATTTCAAGGGCGAGCAGTGGGCGATGAGCATCGACATGTCGATCTGCACGGGCTGCAGCGCGTGTGTCGTCGCCTGCCAGGCCGAGAACAACATCCCCGTCGTGGGCAGGGAGGGCGTCCTCCGCGGCCGCGAAATGCATTGGCTCCGGATCGACACCTATCACACGGGCGAGGTCGTCACGCCGGAGGTCGTCCACCAGCCGATGCTCTGCCAGCACTGCGAAAAGGCGCCCTGCGAGTACGTCTGTCCGGTGAACGCCACCGTCCACAGCCCCGACGGCCTCAACGAGATGGTCTACAACCGCTGCATCGGCACGCGGTTCTGCTCGAACAACTGCCCCTACAAGGTGCGGCGGTTCAACTGGTTCGACTGGATCGAGGAGAAGCCCGGCTACAACGCCGACATCCGCACGCTCCAGAAAAACCCCGACGTCACCGTCCGCGAGCGCGGCGTGATGGAGAAGTGCACATTCTGCGTCCAGCGCATCCGGCGCGCCGAGATCGACGCCAGCATCGAGCGCCGCGCCATTCGCCCGGGGGAAGTCACGACGGCGTGCGAAGCCGCGTGCCCGACGCGCGCCATTCGGTTCGGCTCGCTCGCGCACAAGGAGACCGACATGGTCCGCTGGCGCGAAGAGCCGCGCAGCTTCGCCGTCTTGCATGAACTCGGCACGAATCCTCGCATTCGATACCTCGCGCTGATCAAGAACCCCAACCCGGAGGTGGGTTGA
- a CDS encoding cytochrome c3 family protein, whose protein sequence is MAALFRPWTNTAFRIALIGIVGGAGALLAVPMIWVRTPNWRKQLDQVDQPVEFDHRHHVQDDGIDCLYCHREATVSATAGIPSTDLCMGCHNQIWNKSPMLEPVRRSYFSGLPIPWNRVHDVPDFVYFNHAIHVNKGVGCVSCHGRVDEMGRVFQVADLSMKWCLDCHRQPEKHVRPLDRVTDMTWKAADQSSLGPYLIREYGVRSVTTCTACHR, encoded by the coding sequence ATGGCGGCTCTCTTTCGTCCCTGGACCAATACGGCCTTCCGGATCGCGCTCATCGGCATCGTGGGCGGCGCCGGCGCGCTCCTCGCCGTGCCCATGATCTGGGTGCGCACGCCGAACTGGCGAAAGCAGCTCGATCAGGTCGACCAGCCGGTCGAGTTCGATCACCGGCACCACGTACAGGACGACGGTATCGATTGCCTCTACTGCCACAGGGAGGCGACCGTATCCGCCACGGCTGGCATTCCCTCGACCGACCTCTGCATGGGTTGTCACAACCAGATCTGGAACAAGAGCCCCATGCTCGAGCCCGTCCGGCGGAGCTATTTCTCGGGTTTGCCCATCCCGTGGAATCGCGTCCACGACGTCCCCGATTTCGTCTACTTCAATCACGCGATTCACGTCAACAAGGGCGTCGGGTGCGTCAGTTGCCACGGGCGCGTCGACGAGATGGGCCGCGTCTTCCAGGTCGCCGATCTCAGCATGAAGTGGTGCCTCGATTGCCACAGGCAGCCGGAGAAGCACGTCCGGCCGCTCGACCGCGTGACCGACATGACCTGGAAGGCCGCGGATCAAAGCTCCCTCGGGCCCTACCTGATCCGCGAATACGGCGTTCGAAGCGTCACCACTTGCACCGCCTGCCATCGATAG
- the gndA gene encoding NADP-dependent phosphogluconate dehydrogenase: MEAAQAKIGLVGLGVMGENLALNIERHGFPIAVYNREPHKVDHLLATRAKGLRFVGAHNPAELARALERPRKIILLVKAGSPVDWTVEQIRPYLEPGDIIIDGGNSWYEDTERRQRELGATGIRFLGSGVSGGEEGALWGPSLMPGGERAAYEEIRPIWEAIAAKVDDGPCVTYIGPGGSGHFVKMVHNGIEYGDMQLIAEAYDILHRGLGFSADRIAEVFARWNEGVLSSFLIEITAKIFRAKDPETGAPLVDLILDKAGQKGTGLWTSKVALDLGVAIPTIDAAIMARLLSGRKNERVEAAKVLEGPRPGAFQGDENELVAAVHDALYAAKICSYAQGMALLRAASDTSHWDLPLGEIARIWKGGCIIRAQFLDGIREAYAKRPDLPNLLLDDRFRDAMAKSQPGFRKAVAFAQGLGIPCLAFSSSLAYYDSYRSAGLPQNLTQAQRDYFGAHTYERIDKPELGAVHTDWPSLVG, encoded by the coding sequence ATGGAAGCGGCGCAAGCGAAGATCGGCCTCGTCGGCCTCGGGGTGATGGGAGAAAACCTCGCCCTCAACATCGAGCGGCATGGTTTTCCCATCGCCGTCTACAACCGCGAACCCCACAAGGTGGACCACCTGCTCGCGACGCGCGCGAAGGGCCTCCGTTTCGTCGGGGCACACAACCCGGCCGAGCTCGCGCGTGCCCTCGAACGTCCGCGCAAGATCATCCTCCTCGTGAAAGCGGGCTCGCCGGTCGATTGGACCGTCGAGCAAATCCGTCCGTACCTCGAACCCGGCGACATCATCATCGACGGCGGCAATTCGTGGTACGAGGACACCGAGCGCCGCCAGCGCGAGCTCGGCGCGACGGGCATTCGTTTCCTCGGCTCCGGCGTCTCCGGCGGCGAGGAGGGCGCGTTATGGGGCCCCTCGCTCATGCCCGGCGGCGAGCGCGCGGCCTACGAGGAGATTCGCCCGATCTGGGAGGCCATTGCGGCGAAGGTCGACGACGGCCCGTGCGTCACGTACATCGGCCCCGGCGGGTCGGGCCATTTCGTCAAGATGGTCCACAACGGCATCGAATACGGCGACATGCAGCTCATCGCCGAGGCCTACGACATCCTCCACCGCGGCCTCGGCTTCTCCGCCGATCGCATCGCCGAGGTCTTCGCCCGCTGGAACGAGGGCGTCCTCTCCTCGTTCCTCATCGAGATCACGGCCAAGATCTTCCGCGCCAAGGACCCCGAGACGGGCGCGCCGCTCGTCGACCTCATCCTCGACAAGGCGGGCCAGAAGGGCACGGGCCTCTGGACCTCCAAGGTCGCGCTCGACCTCGGCGTCGCCATTCCCACGATCGACGCCGCCATCATGGCGCGCCTCCTTTCGGGCCGGAAGAATGAGCGCGTCGAGGCCGCAAAGGTCCTCGAAGGCCCCCGGCCCGGCGCCTTCCAGGGGGACGAAAACGAGCTCGTCGCGGCCGTGCACGACGCACTTTATGCCGCGAAGATTTGCTCCTACGCGCAGGGAATGGCCCTCCTCCGCGCCGCCTCGGACACCTCCCACTGGGACCTGCCGCTCGGCGAGATCGCGCGCATCTGGAAGGGCGGTTGCATCATCCGGGCCCAGTTCCTCGACGGCATTCGCGAGGCGTACGCGAAGCGCCCCGACCTGCCGAACCTGCTCCTCGACGATCGCTTCCGCGACGCGATGGCGAAATCGCAGCCCGGCTTCCGCAAGGCCGTCGCGTTCGCGCAGGGCCTCGGTATCCCTTGCCTCGCGTTCTCGTCGAGCCTCGCCTATTACGACAGCTATCGCTCGGCGGGCCTCCCGCAGAACCTGACCCAGGCCCAGCGCGATTATTTCGGCGCCCATACCTACGAGCGCATCGACAAGCCCGAGCTCGGCGCCGTGCACACCGACTGGCCCTCGCTCGTCGGCTGA
- a CDS encoding STAS/SEC14 domain-containing protein, which translates to MANIDPDFVKMGAHASKREGAILIVRWTGEVSLDDMKAFYDRIDEMSHDEPAVFCLFDSAHSLSVTREARVWAVRDAKGAKAIRGIAVVGASFSIRILGTMLNRATNAILRHGVPLAFFDTAEEGRAYLEAERKRHAALR; encoded by the coding sequence GTGGCGAACATCGATCCCGACTTCGTGAAGATGGGGGCGCACGCGTCCAAACGTGAAGGGGCGATCCTCATCGTGCGCTGGACCGGTGAGGTCAGCCTCGACGACATGAAGGCGTTCTACGACCGCATCGACGAGATGAGCCACGACGAGCCCGCCGTCTTTTGCCTCTTCGACAGCGCGCACTCGCTTTCCGTCACCCGCGAAGCGCGTGTATGGGCCGTCCGCGACGCCAAGGGCGCCAAAGCGATCCGCGGCATCGCCGTCGTCGGGGCCTCCTTCTCCATACGCATCCTCGGGACGATGCTGAACCGCGCGACGAACGCCATCCTGCGGCACGGCGTGCCGCTCGCGTTCTTCGATACCGCGGAGGAAGGCCGCGCCTACCTCGAAGCGGAGCGGAAGCGGCACGCGGCCCTCCGCTGA
- a CDS encoding helix-turn-helix domain-containing protein — translation MPRRTVPEPFALKVGTRIRELRKERGLSLGKLADACYLSKGHLSSVEHGLAAITIQTIERLAFGFGVPPLYLLTFAADDERAKTAELLREMSNAEVRKIRRRIQEETGVRVKRS, via the coding sequence ATGCCGCGACGAACCGTTCCCGAGCCGTTTGCACTGAAGGTGGGCACCCGTATCCGCGAGCTGCGCAAGGAGCGCGGACTGTCGCTCGGAAAGCTCGCCGACGCCTGTTATCTGTCGAAGGGCCACCTCTCGAGCGTCGAGCACGGGCTCGCCGCCATCACGATCCAGACGATCGAGCGGCTCGCGTTCGGCTTCGGCGTGCCCCCGCTCTACCTGCTCACGTTCGCCGCGGACGACGAGCGCGCGAAGACGGCGGAGCTGCTCCGCGAGATGTCGAACGCCGAGGTGCGCAAGATCCGTCGCCGGATCCAGGAGGAGACCGGCGTCCGCGTCAAGCGGAGCTAG
- a CDS encoding helix-turn-helix domain-containing protein, with protein sequence MPRRSVPDPFAMQVGARIRELRLERNMSLAALADASALSKGHLSSVEHGLAAITIQTIERLALGFEVPPLYILTFPAEDERAHVAELLRQLSNADVKKIRRQLQVDLGIKKAR encoded by the coding sequence ATGCCCCGACGATCCGTTCCCGATCCGTTTGCGATGCAGGTGGGCGCCCGTATCCGTGAGCTGCGCCTCGAGCGAAACATGTCCCTCGCCGCCCTCGCCGACGCGAGCGCGCTGTCGAAAGGCCACCTCTCGAGCGTCGAGCACGGGCTCGCCGCCATCACGATCCAGACGATCGAGCGCCTGGCGCTCGGCTTCGAGGTGCCGCCGCTTTACATCCTGACGTTCCCGGCCGAGGACGAGCGCGCCCACGTGGCGGAGCTTTTGCGGCAGCTCTCGAACGCCGACGTCAAAAAGATCCGCCGGCAGCTCCAGGTGGATCTCGGCATCAAGAAGGCGCGCTAG
- a CDS encoding MFS transporter translates to MSTAEAAPREKVRDRVLFVVVLTVFLDLVGFGITIPLLPFYVKPMVSEAWAGIITGLLISSYSFAQALATPVLGRLSDRMGRRSVIVLSLAGNAASMVLFAAAVHFQVLWCLFVSRLIAGATAGNLAACQAAIADVTEKHERAAAMGRLGAGIGLGMIMGPVIGGVTAKIALWAPPIAAAVMALADLLLAAVLMPETRPVREPERAGHDAYRGPTRDERRREASFTEIVADKRVATVLQMYFLTFMAMTVLNVAFPLLSHDRFGWTAEQVGYMFAIFGVSGVVIQGFLIKRLSTRFSELGLVETAAALMLVGMLCAAFSTQPWMMVLANVLIGVGVAINNPSISSLASKYAREDQRGTVLGYAQSTGSWARTIWPATWGFMYNRVAPISPFLGAAAGAALLLGVALVLHKQDTPASEQG, encoded by the coding sequence ATGTCCACCGCCGAAGCGGCACCACGCGAGAAGGTGCGTGACCGCGTTCTGTTCGTTGTCGTCCTGACCGTGTTCCTCGACCTCGTCGGGTTCGGGATCACGATTCCGCTGCTCCCGTTTTATGTGAAGCCGATGGTGTCCGAGGCGTGGGCGGGCATCATCACCGGATTGCTGATCAGCAGTTATTCGTTCGCGCAGGCGCTGGCGACGCCCGTGCTCGGGCGTTTGTCCGATCGGATGGGGCGTCGATCGGTCATCGTGCTGAGCCTGGCTGGCAATGCGGCGAGCATGGTGCTCTTCGCGGCGGCGGTGCACTTCCAGGTGCTCTGGTGCCTGTTCGTGTCGCGCCTGATCGCGGGTGCGACGGCGGGCAACCTGGCCGCGTGTCAGGCGGCCATCGCGGACGTGACGGAGAAACACGAGCGGGCGGCGGCCATGGGGCGGCTCGGGGCGGGGATCGGGCTCGGGATGATCATGGGCCCGGTCATCGGCGGCGTGACGGCCAAGATCGCGCTCTGGGCGCCGCCGATCGCGGCGGCCGTGATGGCCCTCGCCGACCTCCTCCTCGCCGCGGTGCTCATGCCGGAGACGCGGCCCGTACGCGAGCCCGAGCGCGCGGGGCACGACGCCTATCGTGGCCCCACGCGGGACGAGCGCCGGAGGGAGGCGTCGTTCACGGAGATCGTCGCCGACAAACGGGTCGCGACGGTGCTCCAGATGTATTTCTTGACGTTCATGGCGATGACGGTCCTGAACGTCGCGTTCCCGCTCCTCTCGCATGATCGTTTTGGGTGGACGGCGGAGCAGGTCGGCTACATGTTCGCGATCTTCGGCGTGTCCGGGGTCGTGATTCAGGGGTTTTTGATCAAGCGCCTCTCGACCCGCTTCAGCGAGCTCGGGCTCGTCGAGACCGCGGCCGCGCTCATGCTCGTGGGGATGCTCTGCGCGGCGTTCTCGACGCAGCCATGGATGATGGTCCTCGCGAACGTCCTCATCGGGGTGGGGGTGGCGATCAACAACCCGTCCATTTCGTCGCTGGCGTCGAAGTATGCGCGCGAGGACCAGCGGGGCACCGTGCTCGGCTACGCGCAATCGACCGGGAGCTGGGCGCGGACGATATGGCCCGCCACGTGGGGCTTCATGTACAACCGCGTGGCGCCCATCTCCCCGTTCCTCGGCGCGGCCGCCGGGGCCGCGCTGCTGCTCGGCGTCGCGCTGGTGCTCCACAAGCAGGACACGCCGGCGTCGGAGCAGGGGTAG